One part of the Caproiciproducens sp. CPB-2 genome encodes these proteins:
- a CDS encoding HPr family phosphocarrier protein, whose protein sequence is MMTVKILLDSVEKVKKFTASISNEEVDFEIIEGMHIVDAKSIMGIFSIDLTKPLRLNIHSDDRKILDKIKDFLVEE, encoded by the coding sequence ATGATGACTGTGAAAATACTTTTGGACAGCGTTGAGAAGGTAAAAAAATTCACTGCCAGCATCAGCAATGAGGAAGTGGATTTTGAAATTATTGAGGGAATGCATATTGTGGACGCCAAATCGATTATGGGGATTTTCAGCATCGATTTGACCAAGCCCCTTCGGCTGAATATTCATTCCGACGACCGGAAGATTCTGGATAAAATTAAGGATTTCCTCGTTGAGGAATAA
- a CDS encoding CobW family GTP-binding protein produces the protein MSTKIDIISGFLGSGKTTLIKKLLNEKLSSEKVVIIENEFGEIGIDGGILKNTGIQIREINAGCICCTLLGNFDAALKDVLKKYHPDRVIIEPSGVGKLSDITEACRKAITQSDSRINIQAVIVDPIKYKMYIKNFSEFFSNQIECAKTVILSRTQKVEAEKLSEVVKDIKARNPSAKIMTTPWEELSAETILAAAEQEGAVPLIEQEAPHKHGGHCGDHEHEYGDHCEGHEHDHHGEGHVHDHHGEGHVHDHHCEGHHHADDVFENWGVETPRTFSEKELREILRTLSDSEKYGTVLRAKGILPMDEKDWTQFDFVPEEFGLRPIAPDYTGRLCVIGVGLNRPALAELFGV, from the coding sequence ATGAGTACAAAAATCGATATTATTTCGGGCTTTCTGGGTTCCGGAAAGACAACCCTGATTAAAAAACTGCTGAACGAAAAGCTGTCCTCGGAAAAAGTGGTCATTATCGAAAATGAATTCGGAGAGATCGGGATCGACGGGGGAATCCTGAAAAACACGGGAATCCAGATCAGAGAGATCAACGCCGGCTGTATTTGCTGCACCCTTTTGGGGAACTTCGACGCCGCTTTAAAGGATGTATTGAAAAAATACCACCCGGACAGGGTCATCATTGAGCCCTCCGGCGTCGGCAAGCTTTCCGACATTACAGAGGCCTGCAGAAAGGCCATCACTCAGTCGGACAGCAGAATCAATATACAAGCAGTAATTGTTGATCCAATAAAATACAAAATGTATATTAAAAACTTTTCGGAATTTTTCAGCAATCAAATCGAATGCGCGAAGACAGTCATTCTGAGCCGGACCCAGAAGGTCGAAGCGGAAAAGCTGTCGGAAGTGGTCAAGGATATCAAAGCCCGCAATCCTTCCGCCAAAATCATGACGACCCCGTGGGAGGAGCTTTCCGCGGAGACTATCCTCGCCGCGGCGGAGCAGGAGGGCGCCGTTCCGCTGATTGAACAGGAAGCCCCGCACAAGCACGGCGGTCACTGCGGAGACCATGAGCATGAGTACGGGGATCACTGTGAAGGCCATGAGCATGACCACCACGGGGAAGGACATGTGCACGACCACCACGGGGAAGGACATGTGCACGACCACCATTGTGAAGGACATCACCACGCCGACGATGTGTTTGAGAACTGGGGTGTGGAAACGCCGCGCACCTTCTCCGAAAAGGAACTCCGAGAGATCCTGCGCACGCTTTCCGATTCCGAAAAATACGGCACGGTTCTGCGCGCAAAAGGGATTTTGCCCATGGATGAAAAGGACTGGACACAGTTCGATTTCGTGCCGGAGGAGTTCGGGCTTCGTCCGATCGCCCCCGACTATACGGGCCGCCTGTGCGTGATCGGGGTAGGCCTCAACCGCCCGGCGCTGGCGGAGCTGTTCGGCGTCTGA
- a CDS encoding methylglyoxal synthase, whose translation MDNEFITFTIGKQKKIALIAHDGKKQELIEWCAKNQDVLKNHFLCGTGTTARMVTDRTGLPVKGYNSGPLGGDQQIGAKIVEGNIDFVIFFSDPLEAQPHDPDVKALLRIAQVYDIPIANNKATADFLINSSLMNQEYEHQVINFRQKVIDRANNQRKSIQ comes from the coding sequence ATGGATAATGAGTTTATTACCTTTACAATCGGAAAACAGAAAAAAATCGCGCTGATTGCCCATGACGGAAAAAAACAGGAACTGATTGAGTGGTGCGCGAAAAATCAGGATGTTCTGAAAAACCATTTTTTGTGCGGCACCGGAACGACGGCAAGGATGGTGACCGACCGGACAGGCCTTCCCGTAAAGGGCTATAACAGCGGACCGCTTGGCGGCGACCAGCAGATCGGCGCTAAAATCGTGGAGGGAAATATCGATTTTGTGATCTTCTTTTCCGATCCGCTGGAAGCACAGCCGCATGATCCCGACGTAAAGGCGCTGCTGAGAATCGCCCAGGTGTACGATATTCCGATAGCGAATAATAAGGCGACCGCCGATTTCCTGATTAATTCCAGTCTGATGAATCAGGAATATGAGCATCAGGTCATTAATTTCCGGCAGAAGGTGATCGACAGGGCCAATAACCAAAGAAAATCCATTCAGTAA
- a CDS encoding DUF134 domain-containing protein → MARPTKWRKIENIPTIPYFVPSETESAEVPENILKLEELEAVRLKDLEGLEQGECAERMEVSRPTFQRILLSAREKIADSLINGKTIHVEGGNFTRNICPVKCRSCGKEWMESFESLAPIRNGEYACPSCGSKEVSCGKSCKGKFCRRNCCRFGGNNE, encoded by the coding sequence TTGGCAAGACCAACCAAGTGGAGAAAAATTGAAAATATCCCTACCATCCCCTATTTTGTCCCCTCCGAAACAGAGTCCGCGGAAGTCCCGGAAAACATTCTCAAGCTGGAGGAGCTGGAAGCCGTACGCCTGAAAGACCTGGAAGGGCTGGAGCAGGGCGAATGCGCCGAAAGAATGGAAGTATCCCGCCCGACTTTTCAGCGCATCCTGCTTTCCGCAAGGGAAAAGATCGCAGACAGCCTGATTAACGGGAAAACCATCCATGTAGAGGGCGGAAACTTCACGCGCAATATCTGCCCGGTAAAATGCCGGAGCTGCGGCAAAGAGTGGATGGAAAGCTTTGAGAGCCTCGCTCCGATCCGGAACGGCGAATACGCCTGCCCTTCCTGCGGCTCAAAGGAAGTAAGCTGCGGCAAAAGCTGCAAGGGGAAATTCTGTCGCAGAAACTGCTGCCGGTTCGGCGGAAACAACGAATAA
- a CDS encoding TIGR03943 family putative permease subunit produces MKRKANSELIFQALICMALSVLFVFALISGKASNYIHPRLFGFLWFAAAFLFLIGAVMLRYSKTPKHNARPLKNMILVIPILTAVLIPVGAVQSQAISFGISAGSTRSSSAAAQSPASSAPDKGTVIPDTTTSKDDIGIEASSPSSSVPGEDKNGVVTVTDEQFASWYQDINENMKKYEGKTLKMKGQVFRMNTFGASEFVPARYAMVCCAADLQPCGVLCRSSAASQYQDGEWLWVTGEIKIENYQGQTMPVCYVTKIEKAEKAKQDYIYFTY; encoded by the coding sequence ATGAAACGAAAAGCGAATTCCGAACTGATCTTTCAGGCGCTGATCTGTATGGCGCTCTCCGTCCTATTTGTCTTTGCGCTGATTTCGGGTAAGGCTTCCAACTATATTCATCCCCGGCTGTTCGGGTTTCTGTGGTTCGCCGCCGCCTTTCTGTTTTTGATCGGCGCCGTTATGCTGCGTTACTCAAAAACGCCGAAACACAATGCCAGGCCGCTCAAAAATATGATTCTGGTGATCCCCATCCTTACCGCGGTCCTGATCCCGGTGGGAGCGGTGCAGAGCCAGGCGATTTCCTTCGGAATTTCCGCCGGAAGTACGCGGAGCAGCAGCGCTGCCGCGCAAAGCCCCGCTTCCTCAGCTCCGGACAAAGGGACCGTGATACCGGACACCACAACCAGCAAAGACGATATTGGAATCGAGGCTTCCTCGCCCTCCTCCAGCGTGCCCGGAGAGGACAAAAACGGAGTCGTCACCGTCACCGACGAACAGTTCGCAAGCTGGTATCAGGACATCAATGAAAATATGAAAAAGTACGAGGGAAAAACCCTGAAGATGAAAGGGCAGGTTTTCCGCATGAACACGTTCGGAGCCAGCGAATTTGTCCCTGCGCGCTACGCCATGGTCTGCTGTGCCGCTGATTTGCAGCCCTGCGGGGTTCTGTGCCGCAGCAGCGCGGCTTCCCAGTATCAGGACGGCGAATGGCTCTGGGTGACCGGGGAAATCAAGATTGAAAATTACCAGGGGCAGACGATGCCCGTCTGTTACGTGACCAAAATTGAAAAAGCGGAAAAGGCAAAGCAGGACTATATTTATTTCACCTATTGA
- a CDS encoding NifB/NifX family molybdenum-iron cluster-binding protein, whose product MKIAVASDDKGRLVTGHFGHCEGFALFETENRQITDREFVPNPGHKPGFLPNFLNDRGVKVVISGSMGDGAAEIFKEKGIEIFTGVTGETEAAVGSYLNGTLKSSDSVCHEHQHAGECGE is encoded by the coding sequence ATGAAAATTGCAGTTGCAAGCGACGACAAAGGCAGGTTGGTAACGGGGCACTTCGGCCATTGTGAAGGATTTGCACTCTTTGAAACGGAAAACCGGCAGATTACGGACAGGGAATTTGTTCCGAATCCCGGCCATAAACCCGGTTTTCTGCCGAATTTCCTGAACGACCGCGGAGTAAAGGTCGTCATCTCCGGCAGTATGGGCGACGGGGCGGCGGAGATTTTTAAAGAGAAAGGGATCGAAATCTTTACCGGAGTGACCGGCGAGACCGAAGCCGCGGTCGGCAGCTATTTAAACGGCACACTGAAGTCTTCCGATTCGGTGTGCCACGAGCATCAGCACGCGGGCGAATGCGGAGAATAA
- a CDS encoding permease, whose amino-acid sequence MTKIEIICGFLESGKTTLIQKILEQEYCKEYRRIVILQCEEGLTEFRASAMANKDVVLAQIEQPEKIRKRLFSKMKEELDPDLILIEYNGTWPIEQLLRVRLPADYRIDRVLFCAEASTFPLYMKNTGSMMLNQLSNADAVFFNRCGGNTDALKATVKSCNRTAELCFTEEAAEQYAVRVLKPEEVRKENSLRKKKQIGTAAALVALYFLAIHFFLNAPPYIKSINMIFIGILMQAVPFLLVGSFVSGLLQVFVSDDTLVRMFTGHKWLGYPLAVVSGFFFPICDCGIVPIASRLTQKGVPLSKAMVFMLAAPAMNPITILSTIYAFPGQPQYALYRVLLGTVVALLTGLVLNLTHVRTEDVFLSSSAACSCSVATVNVRGSGAAAKAESVLLISGQEFFTMGKYIVAGAFVCAVLQQVVPVSYFSNTGSRIILPLLLMLLAAFFMSVCSTSNAFIGRSFLNIFPMAAVMGFIVMGPMLDLSNLLMLGSNFKKSFIIRLACTLLTVAYPVFLLFSVFLIGGK is encoded by the coding sequence ATGACGAAAATTGAAATCATCTGCGGTTTTTTAGAAAGCGGCAAAACTACGCTGATCCAGAAGATACTGGAACAGGAATACTGCAAGGAGTACCGCCGGATCGTGATCCTCCAGTGCGAAGAAGGGCTGACGGAATTCCGCGCTTCCGCAATGGCAAACAAGGACGTTGTTCTGGCACAGATCGAACAGCCGGAAAAAATCCGGAAAAGGCTGTTCAGCAAAATGAAGGAAGAGCTTGACCCCGACCTCATTTTGATCGAATACAACGGGACATGGCCGATCGAGCAGCTGCTGCGCGTGCGGCTGCCGGCGGATTATCGGATCGACCGGGTCCTGTTCTGCGCCGAAGCTTCCACCTTTCCCCTCTATATGAAAAACACGGGAAGCATGATGCTGAACCAGCTGAGCAACGCGGACGCGGTCTTTTTTAACCGCTGCGGCGGGAATACCGACGCGCTGAAAGCGACGGTAAAAAGCTGCAACCGCACGGCGGAGCTTTGCTTTACGGAGGAAGCGGCGGAACAGTACGCCGTACGGGTCCTCAAGCCCGAGGAAGTGCGGAAAGAAAACAGCCTGCGCAAAAAAAAGCAAATCGGTACGGCAGCCGCGCTGGTCGCCCTGTATTTCCTTGCCATCCATTTCTTTCTGAACGCGCCTCCCTATATCAAAAGCATCAACATGATCTTTATCGGCATTCTGATGCAGGCCGTACCGTTTTTGCTGGTCGGCTCTTTTGTTTCCGGACTTTTACAGGTTTTTGTTTCGGACGATACCCTTGTGCGGATGTTTACCGGCCATAAGTGGCTGGGGTACCCGCTGGCCGTGGTATCCGGCTTTTTCTTCCCCATCTGCGACTGCGGAATCGTCCCGATCGCCTCGCGGCTGACCCAGAAGGGCGTCCCTTTATCAAAGGCCATGGTCTTTATGCTGGCGGCCCCCGCCATGAACCCCATTACGATCCTGTCTACGATCTACGCGTTCCCGGGACAGCCGCAATACGCGCTGTACCGTGTCCTGCTGGGGACGGTGGTGGCGCTGCTCACGGGCCTGGTCCTGAATCTGACGCATGTCCGGACCGAAGATGTCTTTCTCTCTTCCTCCGCGGCCTGCTCCTGCTCCGTGGCGACGGTCAATGTACGGGGAAGCGGCGCGGCGGCAAAAGCCGAGTCGGTACTTCTGATTTCCGGCCAGGAATTTTTCACGATGGGAAAATATATCGTAGCCGGCGCTTTCGTATGCGCCGTACTGCAGCAGGTGGTCCCCGTTTCCTACTTCAGCAATACGGGGTCCCGGATCATTCTTCCGCTGCTGCTGATGCTGCTGGCCGCCTTTTTTATGTCGGTCTGCTCCACGTCCAACGCGTTTATCGGCAGAAGCTTTCTGAATATTTTTCCTATGGCGGCGGTCATGGGCTTTATTGTAATGGGTCCCATGCTTGACCTTTCCAATTTATTGATGCTGGGCAGCAACTTCAAAAAGAGCTTTATCATAAGATTGGCCTGTACTCTGCTGACGGTCGCATACCCCGTCTTTTTACTGTTTTCCGTTTTCCTGATAGGAGGTAAGTAA
- a CDS encoding PEP/pyruvate-binding domain-containing protein, with protein sequence MNIHERVSTGLGGFDRVIDSLRLGDNVVWQVDTAADYRKMAEPFAAQAKRDHRKLIYVRFAGHEPILQDSPDIRLYRIEAQKGFESFVAEVYSLVKQEGRKAFYVFDCLTDLLEYWHSDLMIENFFKVTCPFLYELDTVAYFAIMRNIHTYGTIAGIRETTQLLLDLYQVGGKFYIHPLKVLKRYSPTMFFPHLIQEGEAVSITSSADAAELFSGISRGEERLDYWDVIFNRAKEAVHLAPERREAVKRDLMSMLIGEKSRMFELCDRYFTLNDILMIYAREVGTGFIGGKSVGMLLARKILEKDGGNRFTPFLEPHDSYYLGSDLFYTYLVQNGLWKLRMKQKTEGGYFKYAPELKERLLHGRFSETIQEQFLQMLEHFGQSPIIVRSSSLLEDNFGNAFAGKYDSIFCVNQGTPEERYEAFERAIRTVYASTMNEDALSYRISRGLSEKDEQMAILVQRVSGDYHGENFFPHLAGVGNSSNLYVWDKTVDMEAGMLRLVFGLGTRAVDRTVGDYVRIVCLDDPLRTPPTDYDDQQKFSQHFVDVLSLPENALTGKGLEEILSYDIHTDRELFAGQDFRAAARLRELGYSDKKIPHILHFEKLLKTTEFPRFMKDLLALLSNVYNYPVDIEFTANFRTDRSFKVNLLQCRPLQTRGLGKSVEIPALTDERDCFFASEGNFMGGNVHLPIDYVVYVHAPAYLNLSEQNKYMVARQIGMINTALKGKNVLLMGPGRWGTTTPSLGVPVHFSELCNMAVICEVASPTEGLMPELSYGSHFFQDLVETGIFYVAIFNGQKNVVFHPERILEQENILSSILPQSGQFGDAIRIVRTDGMEIFSDILTQRLLCR encoded by the coding sequence ATGAACATACACGAACGGGTAAGCACCGGGCTGGGCGGCTTTGACCGGGTGATCGACAGCCTCAGGCTGGGGGACAACGTGGTCTGGCAGGTGGATACCGCGGCCGATTACCGGAAAATGGCGGAACCGTTTGCCGCACAGGCGAAGCGGGATCACAGAAAACTGATCTACGTCCGTTTTGCCGGACACGAACCGATTCTGCAGGACAGCCCGGATATCAGGCTCTATCGGATCGAGGCGCAGAAAGGCTTTGAAAGCTTTGTCGCGGAAGTATACAGTCTGGTGAAGCAGGAGGGCAGAAAGGCCTTCTATGTTTTTGACTGTCTGACCGATTTGCTGGAATACTGGCATTCCGACCTGATGATCGAAAACTTCTTTAAAGTGACCTGCCCGTTCCTGTACGAACTGGACACGGTCGCCTATTTCGCGATCATGCGCAATATCCACACCTACGGCACCATTGCCGGAATCCGTGAGACGACGCAACTTCTGCTCGACCTGTATCAGGTCGGCGGAAAATTCTATATCCATCCGCTCAAGGTGCTCAAGCGCTATTCCCCCACCATGTTTTTTCCCCATCTGATCCAGGAGGGGGAGGCGGTCTCCATCACGTCCAGCGCGGACGCCGCCGAGCTTTTTTCCGGAATCAGCCGCGGGGAAGAGCGGCTTGACTACTGGGACGTGATCTTCAACCGGGCGAAAGAGGCCGTCCACCTTGCCCCGGAACGGCGGGAAGCGGTCAAAAGGGACCTGATGTCCATGCTGATCGGGGAAAAATCCAGAATGTTTGAGCTGTGCGACCGCTATTTTACTCTGAACGATATCCTGATGATCTATGCCCGGGAGGTCGGGACAGGGTTTATCGGCGGTAAAAGTGTCGGCATGCTGCTTGCCCGGAAAATACTGGAGAAGGACGGCGGAAACCGGTTCACTCCCTTTCTGGAACCCCACGACTCCTATTACCTCGGTTCCGATCTTTTTTATACTTATCTTGTTCAAAACGGCCTGTGGAAGCTGCGGATGAAGCAGAAAACGGAAGGCGGCTATTTCAAATACGCCCCGGAATTGAAGGAAAGGCTTCTGCACGGCAGGTTTTCGGAGACGATTCAGGAGCAGTTTCTCCAGATGCTGGAGCATTTCGGCCAGTCTCCTATTATCGTGCGTTCCAGTTCCTTACTGGAGGACAACTTCGGCAATGCGTTCGCCGGAAAGTACGACAGCATCTTCTGCGTGAATCAGGGCACCCCCGAAGAACGCTACGAAGCCTTTGAACGGGCGATCCGTACGGTTTACGCCAGCACGATGAACGAAGACGCGCTTTCCTACCGGATCAGCAGGGGGCTCTCCGAAAAGGATGAGCAGATGGCCATTCTGGTCCAGCGCGTTTCCGGGGATTACCACGGGGAAAACTTTTTCCCGCATCTTGCCGGCGTAGGGAACTCCTCCAACCTTTATGTCTGGGATAAAACCGTCGACATGGAGGCCGGCATGCTCCGGCTGGTGTTCGGGCTCGGTACCCGGGCGGTGGACAGAACGGTCGGCGACTATGTCAGGATCGTCTGTCTGGACGACCCCCTGCGCACCCCGCCGACGGATTACGACGATCAGCAGAAGTTTTCCCAGCACTTTGTCGACGTCCTTTCTCTTCCGGAAAACGCTTTGACCGGCAAGGGACTGGAAGAAATTTTGTCGTATGATATCCATACGGACAGGGAGCTGTTTGCCGGACAGGACTTCCGGGCGGCCGCGCGGCTGCGCGAGCTGGGCTACAGCGACAAAAAAATACCGCATATCCTCCACTTTGAAAAGCTGCTGAAAACGACGGAGTTTCCCCGCTTTATGAAAGACCTGCTGGCGCTTCTGTCGAACGTATATAACTATCCTGTGGATATTGAATTTACGGCAAATTTCAGAACGGACCGGTCCTTTAAAGTAAACCTTCTGCAGTGCCGGCCGCTGCAGACGCGGGGGCTGGGAAAATCCGTGGAAATTCCCGCGCTCACGGATGAACGGGACTGCTTTTTCGCTTCCGAGGGAAATTTCATGGGCGGAAACGTGCATTTGCCCATCGATTATGTCGTTTATGTACACGCGCCTGCGTATCTGAATCTGAGTGAGCAGAATAAATATATGGTCGCGCGGCAGATCGGCATGATCAATACCGCGCTGAAGGGGAAGAATGTCCTGTTGATGGGCCCCGGGCGCTGGGGGACGACGACGCCTTCTTTGGGCGTCCCCGTGCATTTTTCCGAGCTCTGCAACATGGCGGTGATCTGTGAGGTAGCGTCGCCCACGGAGGGACTGATGCCGGAGCTGTCCTATGGCAGCCATTTCTTTCAGGACCTTGTCGAAACGGGGATTTTTTATGTGGCGATTTTTAACGGCCAAAAAAATGTGGTTTTTCACCCGGAACGGATTTTGGAACAGGAAAATATCCTTTCGTCCATTCTGCCCCAGAGCGGACAGTTTGGCGATGCGATCCGGATTGTGCGAACGGACGGGATGGAAATCTTTTCCGATATCCTCACACAGCGCCTTTTGTGCAGATGA